The following proteins come from a genomic window of Micromonas commoda chromosome 2, complete sequence:
- a CDS encoding predicted protein — MSTSGSSIADEVELPEDLSGSVDIEHDVVVSGDVDASEGTAEMGTGEAAAEETARDARDEGPMRPDLIVGPPPEPDLPIEDDTSVGDRSSEEEAYSDEFYEEDAVPEKEEPEPPVAEQSDASQGPPGGDVTVTRDDTYGDDFEEYGGGDEDGDDDDERSTPSPLARDPPTSPASQPLRSLGTPGSSPPGDDDSSSPRDRQPSPSPTPRDVSGRAVDAIVAAAAVATNDVDRDDDNDDDDEDYSWRLPARSAAVFLGARRGVIEVWRPRDPRGATPKVVSALMRRARAIADRRDRRKRALARGVPELEEDASARRGSGPVVLSAAAMARLETERTKARAAEEARAAEARGVSMRAAQLAELTPERRRTLYLAKAVRRIRDTATGDAGMKRNDAAGSPRLEFGLGVARGAGDRVSGVMVASPGGVRAGEGHRRG; from the coding sequence ATGTCCACGTCGGGGTCTtccatcgccgacgaggtggagcTCCCCGAGGATCTCAGCGGTTCTGTTGACATcgagcacgacgtcgtcgtctccggtgATGTCGACGCCTCGGAAGGGACCGCCGAGATGGGCACGGGGGAAGCTGCAGCGGAGGAAACCGCGAGAGATGCCCGCGACGAAGGTCCGATGCGCCCCGACCTCATCGTCGGTCCGCCCCCCGAACCCGACCTGCCGATAGAAGACGATACCAGCGTCGGGGATCGCTcatcggaggaggaggcgtacAGCGACGAATTctacgaggaggacgcggtccccgagaaggaggagcccgagccccccGTCGCGGAACAATCGGACGCCAGCCAGGGACCCCCGGGTGGGGACGTGACTGTGACGCGTGACGACACCTACGGAGACGACTTCGAGgagtacggcggcggcgacgaggacggcgacgacgacgacgagcgatcCACGCCGTCtccgctcgcgagggacccgccgacgtcgcccgcgtcgcaaCCGCTGCGCTCtctcggcacccccgggAGTTCcccccccggcgacgacgattccAGTTCCCCGCGGGATCGACaaccgagcccgagcccgacgccgcgagacgtctcggggcgcgcggtcgacgccatcgtggccgccgcggccgtcgccacgaacgacgtcgaccgcgacgacgacaacgacgacgacgatgaagaCTACTCCTGGCGCCtccccgcgaggtccgcggcggttttCCTCGGCGCGAGAAGAGGCGTCATCGAGgtttggcgcccgcgggatccccgcggcgccacgCCCAAGGTCGTGAGTGCCCTgatgcggcgcgcgagggccatCGCGGACAGGCGCGATAGACGGAAGCGGGcgctggcgcgcggcgtgcccgagctcgaggaggacgcgtcggcgaggcgcgggtcgGGTCCCGTCgtcttgagcgccgccgcaaTGGCTCGACTCGAGACGGAGCGGACaaaggcgagggcggcggaggaggcgagggcggcggaggcgcggggggtgtCGATGAGggcggcgcagctcgcggagtTGACGCCGGAGAGGCGACGGACGCTGTACCTCGCGAAGGCTGTGCGGAGGATCCGGGatacggcgacgggcgacgcgggaatGAAAAGGAACGATGCCGCCGGGTCCCCGAGGCTCGAGTTTGGTttgggcgtcgcgcgcggggcgggggaccGAGTGAGCGGAGTGATGGTGGCATCGCCGGGGGGGGTAAGGGCGGGTGAgggtcatcgccgaggttag
- a CDS encoding predicted protein, with the protein MTLSRSWSKRAMISSDSYWTKMCTYTTVKKAQIIDPKIALSHKAVMIAITAWILTGVFRDFNYVLSETPGTSVNAYIDQAGFYDQQTKLQAAPPWYCNNPKTDYNYSATWRYENNDCLFGLTLADVMTKTESAVFITTYFQDTPSDATSAAAAGLTAKNYFVPGVDQMMLWFDHSVITSWGTKVTNPSFDVTSFGSDAVLKSYTRGQEVGIKLEDLLAMTGANLDAENVASFGAPLYRITGLHVQMSVQYGNMHAGEAFDPDDVRGRGTVRYSPGVWTSLGPKIVYKKGSDGELHKFQRYHYVLRVSLEQGGTVGRFDFMTLLVNLAVASAMLGVAVTVVDTASEYLVGNFDDMKYDDRNDWMTLEALKAHALEQGILDKFAEDSGLELLEDDVMRDLKSRAQAKQERTKDALRKAAGVGAGLGGKGEKGGLGEKGGVGLRSLASGGKASANGSASGRVAPAPMRGNMFRPAPDRGTLTPSPSNVVSRMLAEQQALGLGDEDSDGDGENATDSYDGARSYQVYDGRHRGEYDYGNQEEGRRKPAVPFQVIKRRAVQRRFLAHLQHQTVVTVGSFVERYLPLGSLVHQPTSGRVSSAAAEFVKRNGETTGQWVGR; encoded by the exons ATGACGTTAAGCAGATCATGGAGCAAGCGCGCCATGATCTCCAGCGACAGCTACTGGACCAAGATGTGCACCTACACCACGGTGAAGAAGGCGCAGATAATTGACCCGAAGATCGCCCTCTCGCACAAGGCGGTCATGATAGCAATAACCGCGTGGATCCTTACCGGCGTCTTCAGGGACTTCAACTACGTCCTGTCCGAGACACCCGGCACGAGTGTCAACGCCTACATCGACCAGGCCGGCTTTTACGACCAGCAGACTAAACTCCAGGCCGCACCCCCGTGGTACTGCAACAATCCCAAGACAGATTACAACTACAGCGCGACGTGGAGATACGAGAACAACGACTGCTTGTTCGGCCTcacgctcgcggacgtcatGACAAAGACCGAGAGCGCGGTGTTCATCACCACCTACTTCCAGGACACCCCTTCAGATGCCACGtcggctgccgccgcgggcttgacCGCCAAGAACTACTTCGTCCCGGGCGTCGACCAGATGATGCTGTGGTTCGACCACTCGGTTATCACCTCGTGGGGAACCAAGGTCACGAACCCCTCGTTCGACGTCACGAGCTTCGGTTCCGACGCCGTGCTCAAGTCGTACACGAGGGGGCAAGAGGTCGGGATCAAGCTCGAGGATCTCCTGGCGATGACCGGCGcgaacctcgacgccgagaacgTCGCGTCCTTTGGAGCGCCGCTCTACCGAATCACCGGGCTTCACGTGCAGATGAGCGTCCAGTACGGCAACATGCACGCGGGGGAGGCGttcgacccggacgacgtgcgcgggcggggtACCGTGCGGTACTCCCCCGGGGTGTGGACCTCGCTCGGGCCCAAGATCGTGTACAAGAaggggagcgacggcgagcttCACAAGTTTCAGCGGTACCACtacgtcctccgcgtcagCCTGGAGCAGGGCGGCACGGTGGGCAGGTTCGACTTCATGACCCTGCTCGtgaacctcgccgtcgcgtccgcgatgctCGGGGTGGCGGTCACGGTCGTGGACACCGCGTCGGAGTACCTGGTGGGCAACTTCGACGACATGAAGTACGACGACAGGAACGATTGGATGACtctcgaggcgctcaaggcgcacGCGCTGGAACAGGGGATACTGGACAAGTTCGCGGAGGATAGCGGGCTGGAGCTcctggaggacgacgtgaTGCGAGATCTAAAATCGAGAGCCCAGGCGAAGCAGGAGAGGACGAAGGACGCCCTTCGAAAGGCTGccggggtcggcgcggggttggGCGGCAAGGGTGAGAAGGGCGGCCTCGGTGAGAAGGGCGGCGTGGGTCTGAGGTCGCTGGCGTCTGGCGGAAAGGCGAGCGCTAACGGGTCAGCAtcgggtcgcgtcgcgcccgcacCGATGCGGGGTAACATGTTCAGGCCGGCTCCCGACAGGGGCACtctcacgccgtcgccctcgaacGTCGTGTCCAGGATGCTCGCCGAGCAGCAGGCGTTGGGGCTGGGCGACGAAgactccgacggcgacggcgagaa CGCTACTGATAGTTACGACGGGGCTAGGTCATATCAAGTTTATGATGGAAGGCATCGCGGCGAGTATGACTATGGTAATCAAGAGGAGGGCCGTCGCAAGCCAGCTGTTCCGTTTCAGGTAATCAAGCGACGCGCGGTACAAAGACGGTTCCTCGCGCACTTGCAGCACCAGACCGTCGTAACCGTCGGCAGTTTCGTCGAACGATACCTGCCGCTTGGGTCTCTTGTCCACCAGCCTACGTCGGGGCGGGTCAgttcagccgcggcggagttcGTTAAAAGAAATGGGGAAACAACGGGACAGTGGGTGGGGAGATGA